The sequence below is a genomic window from Streptosporangium lutulentum.
ACGCCCAGGCCGCCGCCGGAGTCGGCGGCGTCATCAAGATGGTCATGGCCATGCGGTACGGGCTGCTGCCCCGGACGCTGCACCTCGGCGAGCCGTCCGCGCACATCGACTGGACGGCCGGCCACGTCGTGCCCCTGGAGCGGGCCAGGGCCTGGCCGGACGCCGGGCGGCCACGCAGGTGCGGGGTCTCCTCCTTCGGGTTCAGCGGCACCAACGCCCACGTCGTCCTGGAACAGGCGCCCGCCGAGGACGTCCCCGAGGCTCCGGCGGGCGACGGCAGGCTCCTGCCCTGGGTGGTCGCCGGAGTCGGGGAGGAAGGACTGCGCGCCCAGGCCGCGCGCCTCCACGCGTTCGCCTCCGCCGACCCGCGCCTCTCCGTCGCGGACGTCGCCCTCACCCTGGCCACCGCCCGCGCCGGCCTTCCCCGCCGCGCCGTCGTGATCGCCCGTGACCTCCCCGGTTTCCTCGCCGGGCTCGCCGCCGTCGCCGCCGGCGCCCCCGACCCCAGCGTCGTCCGCCCCACCTCCGGCGAACTCCCCGAGGGGGAGCCCTGGGGGATCGCCGCCGCCTACGCCGGCGGGGCCGAGGTCCGGTGGGACGCCGTGTTCGAGGGGAGCGGGGCGCGCGTCGCCGACCTGCCGACCTACGCCTTCCAGCGGGAGCGCTACTGGCTGGTCGACGAGACCGTCCGGGAGGCGCCCGCCGTGGAGGAGCCCCAGGCCGCGTCCTGGCGGTATCACGCCGTCTGCGCGCCCGTGCCCGACGACGCGCGGGTGCCGGTCTCCGGCAGCTGGCTGGTCGTCTCCGGGGCAGGCGCGGACGACGCGCTCGTCAGCGCCTCCGCCGGAGCCCTCGCCGGGCACGGCGCGCGAGTCCGTACCGTCGCGCTCACCCCGGGCGCCGACCGCCACGCGCACGCCACCTCCATCCGCGACGCGGCCGGCGGTGCCCGGGTCGACGGCGTGCTGTCCTTCCTCGCCGGTCTCGGCGGGGAGGACGTCCTGTCGCTCACCCGCGCCATGGCCGACGCGGGCGTCGACGCCCCGCTCTGGTCCGCCGGAAATCCCGGCGTCGTGGCCGCCGGATGGCACTGAAATGTAGGGGGTATTTAGGGGATCAATAAATTGGCCGGACATGCGAAAGTTAAATAGCCGGAAAGGTGAATACGTATAAACGATTCGGAGGATTGTCGTGGGAGAAGACCGTAGGGCCTGCGAGGAGAATCTGCAGAACTACATCACGCATGTCCTCAACGAGGGTCAGATCGATCGGCTGGGCGAATTCGTCCACCCCGACTTCATCACCCACACCGACGAGTCCGCGCTTGAGCTCGACGCCGAGGGCGACGACTTCGACGGCGTCCGCGACGGGATCGTCGAGCTGCGCGAGAAGCTGCAGCCGCACTACAGCGCCACCGTGACCAGGTGGGACGGCGACACCGCCCACCTGGCCTGGACCCTCGCCGGCACCCACGTGGGCCGCATCATGGGGTTCGACCCGACCGGGAAGTCCTTCGCCGTGAACTACACCAGCTGGTGCACGTTCAAGGACGGCAGGGCCATCGAGGCCAAGGGCGAATGGGACCCGGCCCAGACCCTGGCGGAGATCCGCAAGCAGATCGACGCGCAGCTCGTCGCCGACCACGTCTGACCGGATTGGCGACACCTGTTTCGCCGGTGCGTATCCGGCCACATCAAATCCGGTCATGACGACTATTTTCCCGACCATTGTTCGTGGGAGAAGCGGGCGTATGAACAGAGAAACAACCCCGGCCGACGCGGAGCATCCGACGACCGTGCTCCTCCCGTTGTCCGGCACCGACTCGAGGGCGGTCGCCGAACTCGCGGAGCGCTACGAGCGGGCGCTCGCCGACGACGGTGTCCGCCTGGCGGATCTGGCGTACACGGCGGGCGCGCTCAGCCCGCACACCGCTCCGCACGACGGCCCGCGCGCGGCCGGGGTGGTGGCCACGACCGGCGAGGCCCGGCAGTGGCTGGCCGACGTCAGCCGGCAGCCACCCGCCGCCGGCCTCGCACCGGTCGACGCCGGACGCCTCGTCCTCGTCTTCTCCGGCCAGGGCAACCAGTGGCTCGGCATGGGCCGCGGCCTGGCCGCGGAACCGGTCGCCGGGCGGGTGCTCGCCGAATGCGACGAGATCCTCACCCGGCTGGCCGGGTGGTCGCTCACCGCGGAACTGGCCGCCACCGAGGAGACCTCCCGGCTGGAGGACCCCGCGGTGCTCCAGCCCGTACTGGTCGCCCTGCAGACCGCCGTGGTCCGCCAACTCGAAAGCTGGGGGGTCGTCGCGGACGCCTGCATCGGCCACAGCCTCGGTGAGATCTCGGCCGCGGTCGCGTGCGGCGCGCTCACCCTGGAGGACGCCCTCTACCTGGCCGTCGTCCGCGGCGACCTGATGCGCGAGATCGTTGGCAGCGGCCGGACCGCGCTGCTGGGCGTCTCCGCCGAAGAGGCCGCCACCAGGATCGCCCGGCACGGCGGCGACGCCGAGATCGCCGCCTGGAACGCCCCACGGTCGACCCTGATCGCGGGAGCCGCCGCCACCGTGGGCCGCGTCGTGGACGAGCTCGCGGTCGAGGAGGTGTTCGCCCGGATGCTGCCCGGCTCCGTGGCTTTCCACAGCCGGTACGTGGCCCCCGTACATGACAAGATCACTGAGCTGGCCGGCGGCATCGTCGCCCGCGACGCGGGCACCACGATGGTGTCCACCGTCACCGGCGGGGTCGTCCCCGGCAGCGGGCTCGACTCCCGGTACTGGGGCGGCAACCTGCGCGAACCGGTCCGGTTCCTGCAGGGCGTCCGGTTCCTCGCCGACCAGGGGCACCGCGTCTTCGTCGAGATCGGCGCGCACCCCACACTGTCACCGTCGATCATCGAGTCGCTGGCCGGGACCGAGGCCCTGGTCGTCCCGACGCTGCGCCGCGGCGTGCCCGAGCGCGACGCGCTGCTCACCACCGCGGCCCGCCTCTACGAGGCGGGCGCCGCCCTCGACTTCTCCGCGCTGTCCCCGCCGGATCGGCGCGCCGTCCGCCTGCGCCCCGCACCCGCCCGGCGCGACACCGGCCCCGCCGTGACCGTCTCCCCCCGGGAGGCGTTCGGCGACCTTCCCGGCGGCCTGAGCCTCTGGCGCGGCACCGTCACCCGCACTCCCGCGCACGGCCGGTTCCACCTGTACGGCGAGCCCCTGGCCTCCTTCGCCCTGATCGCCGGCACCGCCCTCGCCGCCTGCCCGGCCGGGCCGTACGAGCTGGACGTCCGTCTCGCCGGCGGCCACGGTGCCGACGCCGTGGCCGCCGACGAGCCCTACGTCGCCTCGCCGGCCGGATCCGGGGCGATCGAGATCCACGCCCGGACCGGGGAGGGGCTCAGCCCGCGGGCCACCGGCGTCACGCGGCCCCGCACCGGAGAGGACCCCGGCCCGGTCGACGTCCACGCGCTCGCGGCCAGGTCCGGGACGCACCTGGCGGGCTCCGCCGCCTACACCGCCCTGGCCGAGGCCGGGCTGGTCGCCGACCACCCGCTGGTGCGAGACATCTGGCGCGGCCGGGGCGAGACGCTGTTCCGCCTGACCGCGACCACCGGATCGCCCGTCGACGTCATGGTCCACTGCGCCGTCCTGCTCTCCGCGATCCCCCCCGACGCCGACGCCGGTGTCGGTGTCGGTGTCGAAGGGGGTGCCGGACTGCCGGTCGCCCTCGACGCCCTGACCGTGGACCGCCCCGGAGCCGCGACCTGGCTCCTCCTCCGCGACCTCGACGAGCACGACCTCGACACACACCGCCTCGACACACACCGCGTCGACGAGCACGACCTCGGCGAGCACGCTCAGGGAGCGGGTCCCGGCGGTGGGACCGCCGGGCACTCGGTTCTGGTCCTGGACGCGTCCGGCGCCGTTCTCGCCGGTGCCGCCCGGCTCACCCTGCGGCACGTGCCGCAGGCCGTACTGGCCGAGCGGGCGGCCGAGCTGGCCGCCGCCCGGCGGGCCCGTGAGGCCGGTGCGGCGCTGGACCTGGCCGCGCTGGCCGGAGCCGACCTCGGCACCCGGACGGCCGCGATCGCGGACTTCCTGCGCACCGAACTCGGCCGGGTGCTGCGCATGCCGGCCGACCGGGTCGACCCCGACCGGCCGCTGAACGGTCTCGGCGTCGACTCGATCATGGGCCTGGAGCTGCAGGGCCGCCTGGAGGCGGCACTCGGCATCGAGGTGAAGGTGGTCAAGCTGCTCCGAGGCGACACCGTCACCGAGGTCGCCGCCGACCTGGCCGCCAGGCTCGACACCGGCACCCCGGCCGCCGCGGCCCAGGCCGCCGGGCTCGACGACCCCAGGGAGATCGAACGGCTCCTGGCCAACCTGGACATGCTCCCCCCGGAGGAGGTGGACTCGCTGCTCCAGCGCCTGGCGACCGGGGCGGCGGGAACGCTATGACCGAACAGATCGTGACGCCGCCGCCCGTGACGGCCGACCGCAGGGAGCTCCTGCGCGAGCTGCTCCGCAGCCGGGCCCTGCAGGCCGCCGACCACCAGCCGGCCTCCGCCGGCCAGCGCGCCCTGTGGCTCTTCGACCAGCTCCACCCCGGCAGCCCCGCCTACCACCTCGGCGGAGCCGCCCGGATCGAGGGCGCCTTCGACGCCTCGGCCATGCGGGCCGCCCTCGTCCAGGTCACCCGCCGCCACCCCGTGCTGCGCACCACCCTGGTCGCGGTGGACGGCGAGCTGCGGCAGCGCCTGTCGGGCGAGGCCACGGTCGAGTTCGACGAGCTCGACATGACCGGCTGCCCGGCCGAATGGGTCGACCAGGTCGTGGCCGAGTTCACCGAGCGGCCCTTCGACCTCGGACACGGCCCGCTGCTCCGTGTCCAGGTGCTGCGCCTCGACGACGACGCCCACCTGCTGGTCCTGGCCGCCCACCACGTCGCCACCGACCTGTGGTCGTTCGGCATCATCGCCGACGACCTGCAGCGCTTCTACACGGCCGAGGTCACCGGCGTCCCCGCCGACACCGCCGCCCCCGCGGCCGGCTACCTCGACTTCGTCCGCTGGCAGCGCGACCTCCTGGACGGGCCCGCCGGTCGGGCCGGAGGCGACTACTGGGAGCGGCAGCTCGAAGGGGAGGTCCCGCGGCTCGACCTGCCCCTGGACCGGCCCCGCCCGGCCCGGCCCGCGCACCGCGCCGCGGCCTGCTCCTTCACCCTGGACCGGACGCTGACCCTGGCGCTCAAGGAACTCGCCAGGCAGACCGGGGCGACGCCGTACATGGCGCTGCTCACCGTCTTCACCACGCTCATGCACCGCTACACCGGGCAGCGCGACATCTGGATCGGCTCGGCCACCTCCAGCCGGGGCCGCCCCGCCTTCCACGACGTCCTCGGCTACTTCGCCAACATCATGGTCGTCCGCACCAGGATCGAGCCGCGGCAGACCTTCCGGTCCCTGCTCGACCAGGTACGGAAAACCGTGCTGGACGGGCTGGAGCACCAGGACTTCCCGTACCCCATGGTGATCCAGCGGCTGGCCGAACGGCGGTCCGACTCCGGGTCGCCGCTGTTCGACGTGGCGTTCCACTACGAGTCGTCGCTGTCGTCGGCGCAGCGCGGCCTCTCGCTGATCGGCACCGGGTTCACCGACGCGGAGATCGCCGTCGGCGACATCGTCCTGCGCCCGCACGAACTGGCCCACCACGGCAGCGAGCACGACCTCACGCTGTTCGTCGAGGAGATCGACGACACCCTGTACTGCTCGCTCCGCTACGCCGTCGACCTGTTCGACCGGGCCACCGTCCGGGACATGGCCGACCATCTGACGGTCCTCGCGGGGGAGTGCGTGCGGCGGCCCGACGCCGGGCTCGGCACGCTGCCGATCCTCGCGCCGGACGAGCGGCACCGGATCCTCACCGCCTGGAACCGTCCCGACGACGGCGTCTCCACCTCGCGGTCGTGCGCCCACCACCTGGTCATCGCCCAGGCCGAGCGCACCCCCGACCGGACCGCCGTGGTGTGCGAGGACCGTTCGCTCAGCTACGCCGAACTGGTGGCGCAGGCGCGCCGGTTCGCGTCGGTGCTGCGGGCGCACGGCGTCGGGCCGGAGGTCAAGGTCGGGCTGAGCGCCGACGGGTCGTGCGACCTGGTCGTCGGGATGCTCGCCGTCCTGATCGCCGGCGGAGCCTACATCCCGCTGGACCCCGGATACCCGCCCAAACGCCTCGAATACATGATGGAGGACTCCGCCGTACGGCTGCTGCTCACCCAGCGGCGGCTGGCCGGCCGGCTCCCGGAGACGGGCGTGCCCGTCCTCTACCTGGACGACGACCACCCCGCCCCGAAGCCCGAACCGGAAGCCGTCGAGGCCACCGCGGACAACCTCGCCTACGTCATCTACACCTCCGGCTCCACCGGCCGGCCCAAGGGCGTGATGGTCGAGCACCGCGGCGTCGTCGACCTGGACCTGGCCCACCGGCAGGGCTTCCCGCCCGACCCGGACCGCCGGATCCTGCAGAACGCCTCGATCAGCTTCGACGTCAGCACCTGGGAGTGGCTGATGGCGCTCGGCTCGGGCGCCGCCCTGCACCTGGCCCCCCGCGCCGCGCTCCGCCCCGGCCCGCCCCTGATCGACGTGGTACGGCGGCGCGGCATCACCTCGCTCAGCGCCACCCCGTCGGTCATGGGCACCATGGATCCCGCCGACCTGCCCTCGGTCACCGAGCTGACCTCGGTGGGGGAGGCCATCACGGCCGAGACCGTCCGCGCCTGGGCGCCGGGCCGCCGCGTCGTCAACGCGTACGGGCCGACCGAGATCACCGTCTTCTGCACGCTGGAGCACTGCGAGCCCGACGGGCGGACCCCGGCGATCGGCAGGCCCGTCGCCGGCACCGAGCTGTACGTCCTGGACGACTACCTGGAGCCGGTCCCGGTGGGGGTGGTCGGCGAGCTGTACATCGGCGGCACCGGCGTGACCCGCGGCTACCAGAACCGCCCCGACCTCACCGCCGACCGGTTCGTGCCGCACCCGTTCTCCGACCGGCCCGGCGCTCGCGTCTACCGGACCGGCGATCGCGTCCGGTTCGGCCGCGACGGGCGGCTGCACTACCTGGGCCGCAACGACCACCAGGTCAAGATCCGCGGCGTCCGCACCGAACCCGGCGAGGTCCAGGCGGAGATCGTCGGGCACCCGGCCGTCCGGGAGGCGCTGGTGCTGGCCCGGCCGGCGCGCAACGGCGAGCTGCAACTCGTCGGCTACGTCGTCCGGCACGCCGGCGACGACACGAGCGCGGCGGCGATCCGCGACCACCTGGCGCAGCGGCTGATGCCGAACATGGTGCCCGCGCACCTGGTCCTGCTGGACGGGTTCCCGCTGAACCCCAACGGCAAGACCGACCGCGACCGGCTGCCCGACCCGGACGAGACGGCCGCGGACCGGCCCGCGAGCGGGGCCCCGCCGCGGACGGAGACCGAGCGGGAGCTCGCCGCCGTCTGGCACGAGGTGCTCGGCGTCACCGTCTCCGGCATCGACGACAACTTCTTCGAACTCGGCGGCCACTCGCTCCTCGCGACCCGGATCGTCACCCGGCTGCACCAGCTGCGCGGCGTGGAGATCCCCCTGCACGAGGTCTTCGACGCCCCGACGATCAGGACCCTGGCCGCCCGGGTGGAAGCCCTGTCCGGCGCCGCCGGAGCGCCCGAGCCGATCGAGCGGCGGCCGCGCGGCCCGGAGGGGCTGCCGCTGTCCTTCGCGCAGCAGCGCCTGTGGTTCATGGAGCAGCTGCGCCCCGGCGACCAGGCCTACCGCCTGGCCGGCGAGTTGCACCTCGAAGGCCGGTTGGACGCCGACCGGCTGCGCGCCGCGATGGCCCTCGTCGTCGGCAGGCACGAGGTGCTCCGGACGGTGTACCGCGCCCTGGACGGCGAGCCCCGCCAGTTCGTCCTCGACGTCCCCGCCGACCCGCTGCCGCTGCTCGACCTGGCGGGGACGCCGGAGGCCGACTGGGACCGGGTCCTGGGCGAGCGGATGCGCGAGTTCGACAGCGAACCGTTCGACCTCACCGCCGGGCCCGCCAGGGCCGTGCTGCTCAGGCTCGCCGAGGACCATCACGTCGCGCTCCTCGCGCTGCACCACATCGCCGGCGACGGCTGGTCGATGCGCGTGCTGGTCGAGGAGCTCACCGCCTGCTACCGGCTGCTGAGCGAAGGCGGCGCCCCGCCGCCGGAGGTCGCGGTCCAGTACGCCGACTTCGCCTGCTGGCAGCGCGACCGGCAGGACAGCGAGGACGGCGCGCGGGCGCTCGGCTACTGGGAGCGCCGGCTGGCGGGCGCCCCGCCCGCGATCGAACTGCCCGTCGACCGCCCCCGCACCGGGAGGCCCGGCCGCCCCCGCCGGGTCACCAGGGAGCTGGAGACGCCGCTGGTCGGCGCGTTGCAGCGGCTGGCCTCCGGTGAGAACGCGACGCTGTCCATGACCCTGCTGGCCGCGTTCAAACTGCTGCTGTCCCGCTGGTCCGGCCAGGACGACGTCCTCGTCGGCCTGCCCGTGGCGGGCCGCCTGCGCACCGACGTCGAACGCGCCATCGGCCTGTTCGTCAACACCGTGGTGATCAGGACCGACACCGGCGGCGATCCCACGTTCCTGGACCTGCTCCGGCAGGTACGGCAGAGCGTCCTGGAGGCCGACGCCCACCAGGAGGTGCCGTTCGAGCAGATCGTCGAACGCCTCGCCCCCGACCGCGACGTCTCCCGCACCCCGATCTACCAGGTCGTCTTCAACATGATCAACCTGGACGAGCTGGTCGTGGACATCCCCGGCATCGACGCCTGGGTCACCGAGACCGAGGACGTCAGCCCCCGCTTCGACCTCACCCTCTACGCCAAGCCCTACGACGGCGCCCTGACCCTCGACGTGGTCTGCGACGGCGACCTCTTCGCGGCCGGCACGGTCACCGCCCTGCTGCGCCAGCTGGAGGCCCTGCTCATCCAGGTGACCGCCGACCCCCGCCGGCCGGTCGACGAGCTGTCCCTGGCGGCGCCCGAGCCGGACGCGCGGTCGCACCCGGCCGGAACCGGGGCCCCGGTCCACGAGCGGTTCCTCGCCGCCGCCGGCCGCCACCCCGGTGCCGCGGCGCTCCACCACGACGGCCGTACCGTCACCTACGGCGAACTGGCCGGCCGCGCTGAGACGCTGGCCGCCGCGCTGCGCGAGGCGGGCGTCGGGCGCGGCGACCGGGTGGCCGTCCACGCCGGCCGCGATCCCGGCCTGGTCACCGCGCTGCTCGGTGTGCTCCGGGCCGGGGCCGCGTTCGCCGTCCTGGACCGGGACCACCCGCTGCCCCGCCGTACCGCCGCCGCCGGGAAGCTCGCGGCCTCGGCCTGGCTGGACGCCACCGGCGCGACCGGCCCGCCCGGCGTGCTCGGCCCCCCCGTCCCGTTCGCCCTCGCCGTCGCCGACCTGCCCCACCGGCCGGGCCCGGAGGAGCCCTTCCCGCCGGTACGGCCCGCCGACACCGCCTACGTCGCCTTCACCTCCGGATCCACCGGGACGCCCAAGGCCGTCGTCGGCTCGCACGCGCCGCTGGCGCACTTCCTGGACTGGTACACGACGACGTTCCAGGTCGGCCCGGACGACCGCTTCGCGCTGACCTCGGGGCTGAGCCACGACCCGCTGCTGCGTGACGTCTTCGTCCCGCTGTCGATCGGGGCGAGCCTGCACGTGCCCCCGCCGGGCCGCCTGGCCGACCCGGGCGCCCTCGCCACCTGGCTGGCCGCGAGCGGGATCACCGTCCTGCACCTCACCCCTCCGATGGCCAGGTTCCTGGCCGGCGCCGCCGACGCCGCGCTGCCCGCCCTGCGGTACGTGTTCTTCGGCGGCGACCTGCTCACCGAACGCGAGGTCGCGGTGATGCGCCGGATCGCCCCGCATGCCGCGCTGGTCAACTTCTACGGCGCCACCGAGACCCCCCAGGCACACGCCTACCACGTCGTCGGCGACCTGGCCCCCGGGCAGAGCGTGCCCCTCGGCCGGGGCGTCCACCCCGCCCGGCTCCTCGTGCTGCGCGGCGGACGCCAGGCGGGCGTCGGCGAACTGGGCGAGATCGTCGTCCAGAGCCCCCACCTGGCCGACGGCTACCTCGACGACCCCGAGGCGACCGCGGAACGGTTCGCGGACGGCCGCTACCGCACCGGCGACCTGGGCCGGCTCCAGGCCGACGGCACCGTCGCCTACGCCGGACGGGCCGACCGGCAGGTCAAGGTGCGCGGGTACCGGGTCGATCCCACCGAGGTCGAGACCTACCTGCGCACGCAGGCCGCGGACGCGTACGTCACGGCGGGCGTCGACTCCTCCGGGGAGACGACCCTCGTCGCCTATGTCGTGGGCGCGGACGACCCGGCAGGGCTGCGCGCCCGGATCGGCGGCGCGCTGCCCGCCTACCTGGTCCCGGCCCGGATCGTGCCCGTACCGGAGCTGCCGCTGACCGCCAACGGCAAGGTCGACGTCACCGCCCTGGCCGCCCTCACCCCCGACACGCCCCGCGAGGCCGCGGGGAAGCCGCCGGCGGCCGGGCTGGAGGAGAGGCTCGCCCGGCTGTGGTGCGACCTCCTCGGCCTGGACCGGGTCGGCAGGGACGAGAACTTCTTCGACCTCGGCGGCCACTCGATGCTCATGGTCAGGCTGCAGGCCGTCCTCGGCGAGGAACTCGGTCACGAGCTCGCCGTCGTCGACCTGTTCCGCAGCCCCACCGTGGCCACGCTCGCCGCCGCCATCGAACGCCCGCCCGCCGGCTCCGCACCGCCGCCGGAAGCCGGTGCCGAGCACGCCAGGAAGCGTGCGGACCGCAGGAGACGACTCAAGCAGGGACACCACAATGGCTGATCACGCGATGGACGACGACGGCGACGAGCTGGAGCGGATCGCGGTGATCGGCATGGCCTGCCGGGTTCCCGGCGCCGCGAACGTCACCCGGTTCTGGGCCAACCTCGTCAACGGCACCGAGTCGATCGAGATCGGCGACGTCCCGCCCGGCATGCCGCCCGGTTACGTCCCCGCCACCGGCCGCCTGGACGGGGTGGAGGACTTCGACGCCGAGTTCTTCGGCATGACGCCCCGCGAGGCCGAGCAGGCCGACCCGCAGCACCGGCTGTTCCTGGAGCAGTGCTGGGCCGCTCTGGAGGACGCCGCCTGCGACCCCGCCAGGTACCCCGGCCGGATCGGAATCTGGGGCGGCTGCTCGTTCAACACCTACCTGGTGCTCAACCTGCTGCCGCGCCTGAGCGGAGGCGGCGTGCCCATGGAGTATCCGGCCTCGCTCCTGCACGGCAACGACAAGGACTACCTGACCAGCAGGGTCGCCTACAAGCTCGGCCTGAGCGGGCCGGCGGTCACGGTCCAGACGGCGTGCTCCACCTCCCTGGTTGCGGTCGCCCAGGCCTGCCAGGCGCTGCTGGACTACCAGTGCGACACCGCCCTGGCCGGCGGCGCCTCGGTGAAACTGCCGCAGGACCTCGGCTACCTGTACGAGAGCGGCGGGATCCAGTCGCCCGACGGCCACTGCCGCGCCTTCGACGCCGACGCCGCAGGCACCGTGTTCACCAACGGGCTCGGCGTCGTCGTCCTCAAACGGCTCTCCGACGCGATCGCCGACGGCGACGTCGTGCACGCGGTCATCCTCGGCAGCGCCGTCAACAGCGACGGCAACCGCAAGGTCGGCTACGCCGCGCCCAGCGTCGACGGGCAGGCCGAAGCCATCGCCGCCGCCTACCGGGCGGCCGAGATCAGCCCTCATACGGTCGGGTACGTCGAGGCCCACGGCACCGGCACCGCCGTCGGCGACCCGATCGAACTGGCCGCCCTCGACGAGGTCTTCGGCCGGGCCGGAGCCGCCCCGGGATCGGTCGCCATCGGGTCCGTCAAGACCAACGTCGGTCACCTCAACGCCGCCTCCGGCGTCATCGGCCTGATGAAGGCCGTCCTCGCCGTACGGCACGGCCGGATCCCGGCCAGCCTCAACTACCGCCGCCCCAACCCCCGCGCCGGCCGCAACAGCCCGTTCGCCGTGAACGACACGCTCCGCCCGTGGCCGGAGCGGGACGGCCCGCGCCGCGCCGGCGTGAGCTCCTTCGGCGTCGGCGGCACCAACGCCCACGTCGTCATCGAGGAGGCGCCCCCCGTCCGCCCCCCGGCCACGCCCGCCCGGCTCCACCAGGTCATCACGGTCTCCGCCCGGACCGGCCAGGCCCTGACCGAGGCCCGCACCACCCTGGCCGCGACGCTCACCGGCCCCGTGGACGCCGGGCTGGCGGCCGTCGCCTCGACCCTGCAGCGGGGACGCCGGGCGTTCGCGCACCGGGTCGCCGTCGTCTGCGCCGACCCCGCCGAGGGAGCCGCCGCGCTGGCCCGTGCCACCGGGAGAGTCGCCGTGGAGCGGCCCTCACCGGTGTTCCTCTTCCCCGGTCAGGGCAGCCAGTACCGCGGGATGGCCGCCGGGCTGCTGGAGTCCGAGCCGGAGTTCGCGGCGCAGGTACGGGCCTGCGCGCGGATCCTCGACCCGCTGATCGGGCACGACCTGGCCGAGTTGCTCGCCGTACCGGCGGGGCCTGGTGAACCCGACCCGCTGGTGGCCACCGAGCTCGCCCAGCCGGCCCTGTTCACCGTCGAGTACGCGCTGGCCCGCTGGTGGGAGTCCATCGGGGTGCGCCCCGTGGCCATGCTCGGTCACAGCATCGGCGAATGGGTGGCCGCCTGCCTGGCGGGCGTCTTCACCCTGCCGGACGCGCTCACCCTCGTCGCCGCCCGAGGACGCCTGATCGGTGCGCTGCCGCGAGGCTCGATGCTGGCCGTCGAACTCACCGAGACGCAGGCCCGCGCCTACGAGGCGCAGGGGCTCACGATCGCGGCCGTGAACGCGCCGGCCCGGTGCGTCCTGTCGGGCCCCGCCGAAGCCGTCGAGCGGGTCCGGGCCGAACTCGTCGAACGCGGCGTGGCCGCCCGCCCGCTCGCCACCTCGCACGCCTTCCACTCCGGCGCCCTCGACCCCATGGTCGCGCCCTTCGCCGACCTGGTCGCGGCCGTGCCCCGGCAGGCGCCGCGCGTCCCGTTCGTCTCCAACGTCACCGGAACCTGGATCGGCGGAGCGGAGGCCACGGATCCCCGCTACTGGGGCCGGCAGGCCCGCAGGGCCGTCCGGTTCGCCGACGGGATCACCGCCCTGCTCAGCGTGCAGCGCCCGATCCTGCTGGAGGTGGGGCCCGGCCGCGCGCTGGGCCGCCTCGCCGCGCAGACCGCCGGGACCGGTACCGCCGTCGTGGGGACGCTCCCCGGGGCCGGCGGTTCGGGTTCCACGCCCGCCGCGCTGGCCGGCGCGGTCGCCGCCCTGTGGGAGCACGGCGCCGACCTCGACTGGGCCGCCTACCACGGCGGCGCCCCGAGGGCCGCCGCGCAGCTGCCCGGCTACCCCTTCCAGCGCCGCCGCCACTGGATCGACCCGCTGGACGCGCCCCCCGCCCCGCTTCCCGCGCCGCCCGCCACCCCGGCCGTTTCGCCCGCTCCCGCCGCCTCCGTCGCCTCCGCCGCCGAGCCGGTGGAGGTCGCCGGCGCGGAAGCGGAGACCGACGAGCTCACCGGGCGGATCCTCGCGCTCTGGCGTGACCTCCTGGGGTTCGACGAGCTCGGCGTCACCGACGACCTGTTCATGCTGGGCGGCGACTCCCTCGTCGCCACCCGGCTGATCTCACGCGCCGACCGGCTCTTCGACGTCGAAGTGCCGCTCGACGAGTTCCTGGACGAGCCCACGGT
It includes:
- a CDS encoding type I polyketide synthase, whose product is MADHAMDDDGDELERIAVIGMACRVPGAANVTRFWANLVNGTESIEIGDVPPGMPPGYVPATGRLDGVEDFDAEFFGMTPREAEQADPQHRLFLEQCWAALEDAACDPARYPGRIGIWGGCSFNTYLVLNLLPRLSGGGVPMEYPASLLHGNDKDYLTSRVAYKLGLSGPAVTVQTACSTSLVAVAQACQALLDYQCDTALAGGASVKLPQDLGYLYESGGIQSPDGHCRAFDADAAGTVFTNGLGVVVLKRLSDAIADGDVVHAVILGSAVNSDGNRKVGYAAPSVDGQAEAIAAAYRAAEISPHTVGYVEAHGTGTAVGDPIELAALDEVFGRAGAAPGSVAIGSVKTNVGHLNAASGVIGLMKAVLAVRHGRIPASLNYRRPNPRAGRNSPFAVNDTLRPWPERDGPRRAGVSSFGVGGTNAHVVIEEAPPVRPPATPARLHQVITVSARTGQALTEARTTLAATLTGPVDAGLAAVASTLQRGRRAFAHRVAVVCADPAEGAAALARATGRVAVERPSPVFLFPGQGSQYRGMAAGLLESEPEFAAQVRACARILDPLIGHDLAELLAVPAGPGEPDPLVATELAQPALFTVEYALARWWESIGVRPVAMLGHSIGEWVAACLAGVFTLPDALTLVAARGRLIGALPRGSMLAVELTETQARAYEAQGLTIAAVNAPARCVLSGPAEAVERVRAELVERGVAARPLATSHAFHSGALDPMVAPFADLVAAVPRQAPRVPFVSNVTGTWIGGAEATDPRYWGRQARRAVRFADGITALLSVQRPILLEVGPGRALGRLAAQTAGTGTAVVGTLPGAGGSGSTPAALAGAVAALWEHGADLDWAAYHGGAPRAAAQLPGYPFQRRRHWIDPLDAPPAPLPAPPATPAVSPAPAASVASAAEPVEVAGAEAETDELTGRILALWRDLLGFDELGVTDDLFMLGGDSLVATRLISRADRLFDVEVPLDEFLDEPTVSRMAALVLARLDSPYLAEIGKV